One Cuculus canorus isolate bCucCan1 chromosome 1, bCucCan1.pri, whole genome shotgun sequence DNA segment encodes these proteins:
- the FUT4 gene encoding alpha-(1,3)-fucosyltransferase 4, with protein MEARGRRRRCGLGARRWAAALAAAAGLLALCSRLPEPEPRGEVTVLLWWEPFGRSPRPAECPRCRLSAERSRLGEAHAVLFHHRDLALRGARALPRGAPARPPRQRWVWMNFESPSHSPGLSDLGGIFNWTMSYRRDSDVFVPYGYLRAPPRPFVLPRKTRLVAWVISNWNEEHARVRYYRRLKEHLAIDVYGARGMELDRGGVVETVSSYKFYLAFENSQHTDYITEKLWRNAFAASAVPVVLGPRRANYERFIPPDSFIHVDDFSSPQLLATYLKFLDKNKSNYRRYFAWRKKYEVHVTSFWDEHFCKVCEAVRAAGNQIKTVHDLAGWFES; from the coding sequence ATGGAggcgcgggggcggcggcggcgctgcgggCTCGGGGCGCGGCGCTGGGCGGCGGCGCTGGCGGCGGCCGCGGGGCTGCTCGCCCTGTGCTCGCGGCTGCCCGAGCCGGAGCCGCGGGGCGAGGTGACGGTGCTGCTGTGGTGGGAGCCGTTCGGGCGCTCCCCGCGCCCCGCCGAGTGCCCGCGGTGCCGCTTGAGCGCCGAGCGCTCCCGGCTGGGCGAGGCGCACGCCGTGCTCTTCCATCACCGCGACCTGGCGCTGCGCGGAGCCCGCGCGCTGCCCCGCGGGGCCCCGGCGCGACCCCCGCGGCAGCGATGGGTCTGGATGAACTTCGAATCGCCCTCGCATTCCCCGGGGCTCAGCGATTTGGGAGGCATCTTCAACTGGACCATGTCCTACCGGCGCGACTCTGATGTCTTCGTGCCTTACGGGTATCTGCGCGCCCCGCCGCGCCCCTTCGTGCTGCCCCGCAAGACCAGGCTGGTGGCCTGGGTCATCAGCAACTGGAACGAGGAGCACGCCCGGGTGCGGTATTACCGGCGGCTGAAGGAGCATCTCGCCATCGACGTCTACGGGGCGCGAGGGATGGAGCTGGACCGCGGCGGCGTGGTGGAGACCGTCTCGTCCTACAAGTTCTACCTGGCCTTCGAGAACTCCCAGCACACTGACTACATCACCGAGAAGCTCTGGAGAAATGCCTTCGCCGCCAGCGCTGTGCCCGTTGTCCTTGGTCCACGCAGAGCCAACTACGAGCGCTTCATCCCCCCGGATTCCTTCATCCATGTCGATGACTTCTCCAGCCCCCAGCTGCTGGCCACGTACCTGAAGTTCCTCGATAAGAACAAATCCAACTACAGGAGGTATTTTGCCTGGAGGAAGAAGTACGAGGTCCACGTCACCTCGTTCTGGGACGAGCATTTCTGCAAGGTTTGCGAGGCTGTGAGGGCAGCCGGGAATCAAATCAAGACCGTACACGATCTGGCCGGCTGGTTTGAAAGCTGA